In the genome of Pongo pygmaeus isolate AG05252 chromosome 9, NHGRI_mPonPyg2-v2.0_pri, whole genome shotgun sequence, one region contains:
- the TMEM132A gene encoding transmembrane protein 132A isoform X6 — protein sequence MPVRPGQLFSATLLLRDNFTASLLTLRIKVKKGLHVTAARPAQPTLWTAKLDRFKGSKHHTTLITCHRAGLTEPDSSPLELSEFLWVDFVVENSTGGGVAVTRPVTWQLEYPGQAPEAEKDKMVWEILVSERDIRALIPLAKAEELVNTAPLTGVPQHVPVRLVTVDGGGALVEVTEHVGCESANTQVLQVSEACDAVFVAGKESRGARGVRVDFWWRRLRASLRLTVWAPLLPLRIELTDTTLEQVRGWRVPGPAEGPAEPAAEASEEAERRARGCHLQYQRAGVRFLAPFAAHPLDGGRRLTHLLGPDWLLDVSHLVAPQARVLDPRVALLEGGRVLVGREPGVTSIEVRSPLSDSILGEQALAVTDDKVSVLELRVQPVMGISLILSRGTAHPGEVTATCWAQSALPAPKQEVALSLWLSFSDHTVAPAELYDRRDLGLSVSAEEPGAILPAEEQGAQLGVVVSGAGAEGLPLHVALHPPEPCRRGRHRVPLASGTAWLGLPPASTPAPALPSSPAWSPPATEATVGGERQAAGSVGGNIGVRGKFERAEEEARKDEAEAREEEEEEEEEMVPAPQHVTDLELGMYALLGIFCVAIFIFLVNGVIFVLRYQRKEPPDGATDPTSPQPHNWVWLGTDQEELSRQLDRQSPGPPKGEGGCPCESGGGGEAPTLAPGPPGGTTSSSSTLARKEAGGRRKRVEFVTFAPAPPAQPPEEPVGAPAVQSILVAGEEDIRWVCEDMGLKDPEELRNYMERIRGSS from the exons ATGCCAGTGCGGCCCGGCCAGCTCTTTAGTGCTACCCTCCTGCTTCGGGACAACTTCACAGCCAGCCTCCTGACCCTGCG GATCAAGGTGAAGAAGGGTCTGCATGTTACAGCTGCCCGCCCCGCGCAGCCCACACTCTGGACTGCCAAGCTGGACCGCTTCAAGGGCTCCAAGCACCACACCACCCTCATCACCTGCCACCGTGCTGGGCTCACAGAGCCAGATTCCAG TCCCCTTGAACTGTCTGAGTTCCTATGGGTGGACTTTGTGGTGGAGAATAGCACTGGTGGGGGCGTAGCGGTCACTCGCCCCGTCACGTGGCAGCTGGAGTACCCAGGCCAGGCCCCTGAAGCAGAGAAGGACAAAATGGTGTGGGAAATCCTTGTGTCTGAGCGGGACATCAGAGCCCTTATCCCACTGGCCAAG gCTGAGGAGCTGGTGAATACAGCACCACTGACTGGAGTGCCCCAGCATGTCCCTGTGCGCCTTGTCACTGTGGACGGCGGGGGGGCCTTGGTGGAGGTGACAGAGCATGTCGGCTGCGAGTCTGCCAACACACAGGTCCTGCAG GTGTCTGAGGCCTGTGATGCCGTGTTCGTAGCTGGCAAGGAGAGCCGGGGCGCCCGGGGGGTGCGGGTGGACTTCTGGTGGCGCCGGCTCAGGGCGTCGCTGCGGCTGACCGTGTGGGCCCCGCTGCTACCGCTGCGCATCGAGCTCACCGACACCACCCTCGAGCAGGTCCGCGGCTGGAGGGTACCTGGCCCTGCTGAAGG GCCTGCGGAACCCGCTGCAGAGGCGTCAGAGGAGGCCGAGCGGCGCGCCCGTGGCTGCCACCTGCAGTACCAGCGCGCCGGTGTGCGCTTCCTCGCCCCCTTCGCGGCCCACCCGCTGGACGGCGGCCGCCGCCTCACACACCTACTTGGCCCCGACTGGCTGCTAGACGTGTCCCACCTTGTGGCGCCACAAGCCCGCGTGCTGGACCCGCGTGTAGCCTTGCTGGAGGGCGGCCGTGTCCTGGTGGGCCGGGAGCCCGGTGTCACCTCCATTGAG GTGCGTTCCCCACTGTCTGACTCCATCCTGGGGGAGCAGGCGCTGGCTGTGACGGACGACAAGGTCTCAGTGCTGGAGCTCAGGGTGCAGCCAGTGATGGGCATCTCGCTGATCTTGAGCCGGGGCACTGCCCACCCCGGGGAGGTCACAGCCACGTGCTGGGCACAGTCAGCCCTTCCCGCCCCAAAGCAG GAGGTGGCCCTCTCCCTATGGCTGTCCTTCTCTGATCACACCGTGGCCCCGGCTGAGCTCTACGACCGCCGTGACCTGGGACTGTCCGTCTCAGCCGAGGAGCCTGGTGCCATCCTGCCAGCTGAGGAGCAGGGCGCCCAGCTCGGGGTGGTGGTGAGTGGGGCAGGCGCCGAGGGGCTGCCGCTGCATGTGGCTCTGCACCCGCCCGAGCCCTGCCGCCGGGGCCGCCACCGTGTGCCTCTGGCCTCTGGCACCGCCTGGCTGGGGCTGCCGCCTGCCTCCACTCCAGCCCCTGCTCTCCCATCCAGCCCTGCTTGGAGCCCACCAGCCACAGAAGCCACCGTGGGTGGTGAACGGCAGGCGGCAGGCAGTGTCGGGGGCAACATAGGTGTGAGGGGCAAGTTTGAGCGGGCAGAGGAGGAGGCCAGGAAGGACGAGGCCGAAGctagggaggaagaggaggaagaggaggaggagatggtcCCTGCCCCTCAGCATGTCACCGACCTAGAGCTGGGCATGTACGCCCTGCTGGGAATCTTCTGCGTGGCCATCTTCATCTTCTTGGTCAATGGTGTGATCTTCGTCCTGCGCTATCAGCGCAAAGAACCTCCCGACGGTGCCACTGACCccacctccccccagccccacaaCTGGGTCTGGCTGGGCACTGACCAGGAGGAACTGAGCCGCCAGCTGGACCGGCAGTCCCCTGGCCCGCCCAAGGGGGAGGGGGGCTGCCCTTGTGagagtgggggaggaggggaggcccCTACCCTGGCCCCTGGCCCTCCTGGGGGCACCACCAGTTCCTCGAGCACCCTGGCCCGAAAGGAGGCTGGGGGGCGGCGGAAGCGAGTAGAGTTCGTGACATTTGCGCCAGCCCCTCCAGCCCAGCCACCTGAGGAGCCTGTAGGGGCCCCTGCTGTGCAGTCCATCCTTGTGGCAGGCGAGGAGGACATCCGCTGGGTGTGTGAGGACATGGGGCTGAAGGACCCTGAGGAGCTTCGCAACTACATGGAGAGGATCCGGGGCAGCTCCTGA
- the TMEM132A gene encoding transmembrane protein 132A isoform X1, which produces MSKTGSLVDRKTTNSEEAPRVAKDRRLVGRLLVPTPPPGQASAFTDLFSTFRARPSHTCTQYQSVQGRKEQAWKDGAVDCGQAPLDPVYLPAALELLDAPEHFRVQQVGHYPPANSSLSSRSETFLLLQPWPRAQPLLRASYPPFATQQVVPPRVTEPHQRPVPWDVRAVSVEAAVTPAEPHARVLFHLKGQDWPPGSGSLPCARLHATHPAGTAHQACRFQPSLGACVVELELPSHWFSQASTTRAELAYTLEPAAEGPGGCGSGEENDPGEQALPVGGVELRPADPPQYQEVPLDEAVTLRVPDMPVRPGQLFSATLLLRDNFTASLLTLRIKVKKGLHVTAARPAQPTLWTAKLDRFKGSKHHTTLITCHRAGLTEPDSSSPLELSEFLWVDFVVENSTGGGVAVTRPVTWQLEYPGQAPEAEKDKMVWEILVSERDIRALIPLAKAEELVNTAPLTGVPQHVPVRLVTVDGGGALVEVTEHVGCESANTQVLQVSEACDAVFVAGKESRGARGVRVDFWWRRLRASLRLTVWAPLLPLRIELTDTTLEQVRGWRVPGPAEGPAEPAAEASEEAERRARGCHLQYQRAGVRFLAPFAAHPLDGGRRLTHLLGPDWLLDVSHLVAPQARVLDPRVALLEGGRVLVGREPGVTSIEVRSPLSDSILGEQALAVTDDKVSVLELRVQPVMGISLILSRGTAHPGEVTATCWAQSALPAPKQEVALSLWLSFSDHTVAPAELYDRRDLGLSVSAEEPGAILPAEEQGAQLGVVVSGAGAEGLPLHVALHPPEPCRRGRHRVPLASGTAWLGLPPASTPAPALPSSPAWSPPATEATVGGERQAAGSVGGNIGVRGKFERAEEEARKDEAEAREEEEEEEEEMVPAPQHVTDLELGMYALLGIFCVAIFIFLVNGVIFVLRYQRKEPPDGATDPTSPQPHNWVWLGTDQEELSRQLDRQSPGPPKGEGGCPCESGGGGEAPTLAPGPPGGTTSSSSTLARKEAGGRRKRVEFVTFAPAPPAQPPEEPVGAPAVQSILVAGEEDIRWVCEDMGLKDPEELRNYMERIRGSS; this is translated from the exons ATGAGCAAGACAGGGTCCCTTGTTGATAGGAAGACTACTAATTCAGAGGAGGCACCCAGGGTTGCAAAAGACAGGAGACTGGTGGGAAG GCTCCtggtccccaccccacccccagggcaAGCAAGTGCCTTCACAGACCTCTTCAGCACCTTCCGCGCCCGCCCATCCCACACTTGCACTCAATACCAGTCGGTTCAGGGAAGAAAGGAGCAAGCTTGGAAAGATGGTGCAG TGGACTGTGGCCAGGCTCCCCTGGACCCTGTCTACCTGCCGGCAGCCCTGGAGCTCCTAGACGCCCCTGAGCACTTCCGTGTGCAGCAGGTGGGCCATTATCCACCTGCCAACTCCTCTCTGAGCTCCCGATCTGAGACCTTTCTGCTCCTGCAGCCCTGGCCCAGGGCCCAGCCACTTCTCCGGGCCTCCTACCCGCCTTTTGCCACTCAGCAG GTGGTCCCCCCTCGAGTCACTGAGCCCCACCAACGGCCAGTCCCATGGGACGTGCGGGCCGTTTCAGTGGAAGCGGCTGTGACTCCAGCAGAGCCCCACGCCCGGGTTCTCTTCCACCTCAAAGGCCAGGACTGGCCACCAGGGTCTGGCAGCCTGCCCTGTGCCCGGCTCCATGCCACACACCCTGCAGGCACTGCTCACCAAGCTTGCCGCTTCCAG CCATCCCTGGGCGCCTGCGTGGTGGAGCTGGAGCTTCCCTCGCACTGGTTCTCCCAGGCCTCCACCACACGGGCCGAGCTGGCCTACACGCTTGAGCCTGCGGCTGAGGGCCCTGGGGGCTGTGGCTCCGGCGAGGAGAACGACCCTGGGGAGCAGGCCCTCCCAGTGGGGGGCGTGGAGCTGCGCCCAGCAGACCCCCCACAGTACCAGGAGGTACCTCTGGACGAGGCTGTGACTCTGCGGGTGCCTGACATGCCAGTGCGGCCCGGCCAGCTCTTTAGTGCTACCCTCCTGCTTCGGGACAACTTCACAGCCAGCCTCCTGACCCTGCG GATCAAGGTGAAGAAGGGTCTGCATGTTACAGCTGCCCGCCCCGCGCAGCCCACACTCTGGACTGCCAAGCTGGACCGCTTCAAGGGCTCCAAGCACCACACCACCCTCATCACCTGCCACCGTGCTGGGCTCACAGAGCCAGATTCCAG CAGTCCCCTTGAACTGTCTGAGTTCCTATGGGTGGACTTTGTGGTGGAGAATAGCACTGGTGGGGGCGTAGCGGTCACTCGCCCCGTCACGTGGCAGCTGGAGTACCCAGGCCAGGCCCCTGAAGCAGAGAAGGACAAAATGGTGTGGGAAATCCTTGTGTCTGAGCGGGACATCAGAGCCCTTATCCCACTGGCCAAG gCTGAGGAGCTGGTGAATACAGCACCACTGACTGGAGTGCCCCAGCATGTCCCTGTGCGCCTTGTCACTGTGGACGGCGGGGGGGCCTTGGTGGAGGTGACAGAGCATGTCGGCTGCGAGTCTGCCAACACACAGGTCCTGCAG GTGTCTGAGGCCTGTGATGCCGTGTTCGTAGCTGGCAAGGAGAGCCGGGGCGCCCGGGGGGTGCGGGTGGACTTCTGGTGGCGCCGGCTCAGGGCGTCGCTGCGGCTGACCGTGTGGGCCCCGCTGCTACCGCTGCGCATCGAGCTCACCGACACCACCCTCGAGCAGGTCCGCGGCTGGAGGGTACCTGGCCCTGCTGAAGG GCCTGCGGAACCCGCTGCAGAGGCGTCAGAGGAGGCCGAGCGGCGCGCCCGTGGCTGCCACCTGCAGTACCAGCGCGCCGGTGTGCGCTTCCTCGCCCCCTTCGCGGCCCACCCGCTGGACGGCGGCCGCCGCCTCACACACCTACTTGGCCCCGACTGGCTGCTAGACGTGTCCCACCTTGTGGCGCCACAAGCCCGCGTGCTGGACCCGCGTGTAGCCTTGCTGGAGGGCGGCCGTGTCCTGGTGGGCCGGGAGCCCGGTGTCACCTCCATTGAG GTGCGTTCCCCACTGTCTGACTCCATCCTGGGGGAGCAGGCGCTGGCTGTGACGGACGACAAGGTCTCAGTGCTGGAGCTCAGGGTGCAGCCAGTGATGGGCATCTCGCTGATCTTGAGCCGGGGCACTGCCCACCCCGGGGAGGTCACAGCCACGTGCTGGGCACAGTCAGCCCTTCCCGCCCCAAAGCAG GAGGTGGCCCTCTCCCTATGGCTGTCCTTCTCTGATCACACCGTGGCCCCGGCTGAGCTCTACGACCGCCGTGACCTGGGACTGTCCGTCTCAGCCGAGGAGCCTGGTGCCATCCTGCCAGCTGAGGAGCAGGGCGCCCAGCTCGGGGTGGTGGTGAGTGGGGCAGGCGCCGAGGGGCTGCCGCTGCATGTGGCTCTGCACCCGCCCGAGCCCTGCCGCCGGGGCCGCCACCGTGTGCCTCTGGCCTCTGGCACCGCCTGGCTGGGGCTGCCGCCTGCCTCCACTCCAGCCCCTGCTCTCCCATCCAGCCCTGCTTGGAGCCCACCAGCCACAGAAGCCACCGTGGGTGGTGAACGGCAGGCGGCAGGCAGTGTCGGGGGCAACATAGGTGTGAGGGGCAAGTTTGAGCGGGCAGAGGAGGAGGCCAGGAAGGACGAGGCCGAAGctagggaggaagaggaggaagaggaggaggagatggtcCCTGCCCCTCAGCATGTCACCGACCTAGAGCTGGGCATGTACGCCCTGCTGGGAATCTTCTGCGTGGCCATCTTCATCTTCTTGGTCAATGGTGTGATCTTCGTCCTGCGCTATCAGCGCAAAGAACCTCCCGACGGTGCCACTGACCccacctccccccagccccacaaCTGGGTCTGGCTGGGCACTGACCAGGAGGAACTGAGCCGCCAGCTGGACCGGCAGTCCCCTGGCCCGCCCAAGGGGGAGGGGGGCTGCCCTTGTGagagtgggggaggaggggaggcccCTACCCTGGCCCCTGGCCCTCCTGGGGGCACCACCAGTTCCTCGAGCACCCTGGCCCGAAAGGAGGCTGGGGGGCGGCGGAAGCGAGTAGAGTTCGTGACATTTGCGCCAGCCCCTCCAGCCCAGCCACCTGAGGAGCCTGTAGGGGCCCCTGCTGTGCAGTCCATCCTTGTGGCAGGCGAGGAGGACATCCGCTGGGTGTGTGAGGACATGGGGCTGAAGGACCCTGAGGAGCTTCGCAACTACATGGAGAGGATCCGGGGCAGCTCCTGA
- the TMEM132A gene encoding transmembrane protein 132A isoform X2 → MSKTGSLVDRKTTNSEEAPRVAKDRRLVGRLLVPTPPPGQASAFTDLFSTFRARPSHTCTQYQSVQGRKEQAWKDGAVDCGQAPLDPVYLPAALELLDAPEHFRVQQVGHYPPANSSLSSRSETFLLLQPWPRAQPLLRASYPPFATQQVVPPRVTEPHQRPVPWDVRAVSVEAAVTPAEPHARVLFHLKGQDWPPGSGSLPCARLHATHPAGTAHQACRFQPSLGACVVELELPSHWFSQASTTRAELAYTLEPAAEGPGGCGSGEENDPGEQALPVGGVELRPADPPQYQEVPLDEAVTLRVPDMPVRPGQLFSATLLLRDNFTASLLTLRIKVKKGLHVTAARPAQPTLWTAKLDRFKGSKHHTTLITCHRAGLTEPDSSPLELSEFLWVDFVVENSTGGGVAVTRPVTWQLEYPGQAPEAEKDKMVWEILVSERDIRALIPLAKAEELVNTAPLTGVPQHVPVRLVTVDGGGALVEVTEHVGCESANTQVLQVSEACDAVFVAGKESRGARGVRVDFWWRRLRASLRLTVWAPLLPLRIELTDTTLEQVRGWRVPGPAEGPAEPAAEASEEAERRARGCHLQYQRAGVRFLAPFAAHPLDGGRRLTHLLGPDWLLDVSHLVAPQARVLDPRVALLEGGRVLVGREPGVTSIEVRSPLSDSILGEQALAVTDDKVSVLELRVQPVMGISLILSRGTAHPGEVTATCWAQSALPAPKQEVALSLWLSFSDHTVAPAELYDRRDLGLSVSAEEPGAILPAEEQGAQLGVVVSGAGAEGLPLHVALHPPEPCRRGRHRVPLASGTAWLGLPPASTPAPALPSSPAWSPPATEATVGGERQAAGSVGGNIGVRGKFERAEEEARKDEAEAREEEEEEEEEMVPAPQHVTDLELGMYALLGIFCVAIFIFLVNGVIFVLRYQRKEPPDGATDPTSPQPHNWVWLGTDQEELSRQLDRQSPGPPKGEGGCPCESGGGGEAPTLAPGPPGGTTSSSSTLARKEAGGRRKRVEFVTFAPAPPAQPPEEPVGAPAVQSILVAGEEDIRWVCEDMGLKDPEELRNYMERIRGSS, encoded by the exons ATGAGCAAGACAGGGTCCCTTGTTGATAGGAAGACTACTAATTCAGAGGAGGCACCCAGGGTTGCAAAAGACAGGAGACTGGTGGGAAG GCTCCtggtccccaccccacccccagggcaAGCAAGTGCCTTCACAGACCTCTTCAGCACCTTCCGCGCCCGCCCATCCCACACTTGCACTCAATACCAGTCGGTTCAGGGAAGAAAGGAGCAAGCTTGGAAAGATGGTGCAG TGGACTGTGGCCAGGCTCCCCTGGACCCTGTCTACCTGCCGGCAGCCCTGGAGCTCCTAGACGCCCCTGAGCACTTCCGTGTGCAGCAGGTGGGCCATTATCCACCTGCCAACTCCTCTCTGAGCTCCCGATCTGAGACCTTTCTGCTCCTGCAGCCCTGGCCCAGGGCCCAGCCACTTCTCCGGGCCTCCTACCCGCCTTTTGCCACTCAGCAG GTGGTCCCCCCTCGAGTCACTGAGCCCCACCAACGGCCAGTCCCATGGGACGTGCGGGCCGTTTCAGTGGAAGCGGCTGTGACTCCAGCAGAGCCCCACGCCCGGGTTCTCTTCCACCTCAAAGGCCAGGACTGGCCACCAGGGTCTGGCAGCCTGCCCTGTGCCCGGCTCCATGCCACACACCCTGCAGGCACTGCTCACCAAGCTTGCCGCTTCCAG CCATCCCTGGGCGCCTGCGTGGTGGAGCTGGAGCTTCCCTCGCACTGGTTCTCCCAGGCCTCCACCACACGGGCCGAGCTGGCCTACACGCTTGAGCCTGCGGCTGAGGGCCCTGGGGGCTGTGGCTCCGGCGAGGAGAACGACCCTGGGGAGCAGGCCCTCCCAGTGGGGGGCGTGGAGCTGCGCCCAGCAGACCCCCCACAGTACCAGGAGGTACCTCTGGACGAGGCTGTGACTCTGCGGGTGCCTGACATGCCAGTGCGGCCCGGCCAGCTCTTTAGTGCTACCCTCCTGCTTCGGGACAACTTCACAGCCAGCCTCCTGACCCTGCG GATCAAGGTGAAGAAGGGTCTGCATGTTACAGCTGCCCGCCCCGCGCAGCCCACACTCTGGACTGCCAAGCTGGACCGCTTCAAGGGCTCCAAGCACCACACCACCCTCATCACCTGCCACCGTGCTGGGCTCACAGAGCCAGATTCCAG TCCCCTTGAACTGTCTGAGTTCCTATGGGTGGACTTTGTGGTGGAGAATAGCACTGGTGGGGGCGTAGCGGTCACTCGCCCCGTCACGTGGCAGCTGGAGTACCCAGGCCAGGCCCCTGAAGCAGAGAAGGACAAAATGGTGTGGGAAATCCTTGTGTCTGAGCGGGACATCAGAGCCCTTATCCCACTGGCCAAG gCTGAGGAGCTGGTGAATACAGCACCACTGACTGGAGTGCCCCAGCATGTCCCTGTGCGCCTTGTCACTGTGGACGGCGGGGGGGCCTTGGTGGAGGTGACAGAGCATGTCGGCTGCGAGTCTGCCAACACACAGGTCCTGCAG GTGTCTGAGGCCTGTGATGCCGTGTTCGTAGCTGGCAAGGAGAGCCGGGGCGCCCGGGGGGTGCGGGTGGACTTCTGGTGGCGCCGGCTCAGGGCGTCGCTGCGGCTGACCGTGTGGGCCCCGCTGCTACCGCTGCGCATCGAGCTCACCGACACCACCCTCGAGCAGGTCCGCGGCTGGAGGGTACCTGGCCCTGCTGAAGG GCCTGCGGAACCCGCTGCAGAGGCGTCAGAGGAGGCCGAGCGGCGCGCCCGTGGCTGCCACCTGCAGTACCAGCGCGCCGGTGTGCGCTTCCTCGCCCCCTTCGCGGCCCACCCGCTGGACGGCGGCCGCCGCCTCACACACCTACTTGGCCCCGACTGGCTGCTAGACGTGTCCCACCTTGTGGCGCCACAAGCCCGCGTGCTGGACCCGCGTGTAGCCTTGCTGGAGGGCGGCCGTGTCCTGGTGGGCCGGGAGCCCGGTGTCACCTCCATTGAG GTGCGTTCCCCACTGTCTGACTCCATCCTGGGGGAGCAGGCGCTGGCTGTGACGGACGACAAGGTCTCAGTGCTGGAGCTCAGGGTGCAGCCAGTGATGGGCATCTCGCTGATCTTGAGCCGGGGCACTGCCCACCCCGGGGAGGTCACAGCCACGTGCTGGGCACAGTCAGCCCTTCCCGCCCCAAAGCAG GAGGTGGCCCTCTCCCTATGGCTGTCCTTCTCTGATCACACCGTGGCCCCGGCTGAGCTCTACGACCGCCGTGACCTGGGACTGTCCGTCTCAGCCGAGGAGCCTGGTGCCATCCTGCCAGCTGAGGAGCAGGGCGCCCAGCTCGGGGTGGTGGTGAGTGGGGCAGGCGCCGAGGGGCTGCCGCTGCATGTGGCTCTGCACCCGCCCGAGCCCTGCCGCCGGGGCCGCCACCGTGTGCCTCTGGCCTCTGGCACCGCCTGGCTGGGGCTGCCGCCTGCCTCCACTCCAGCCCCTGCTCTCCCATCCAGCCCTGCTTGGAGCCCACCAGCCACAGAAGCCACCGTGGGTGGTGAACGGCAGGCGGCAGGCAGTGTCGGGGGCAACATAGGTGTGAGGGGCAAGTTTGAGCGGGCAGAGGAGGAGGCCAGGAAGGACGAGGCCGAAGctagggaggaagaggaggaagaggaggaggagatggtcCCTGCCCCTCAGCATGTCACCGACCTAGAGCTGGGCATGTACGCCCTGCTGGGAATCTTCTGCGTGGCCATCTTCATCTTCTTGGTCAATGGTGTGATCTTCGTCCTGCGCTATCAGCGCAAAGAACCTCCCGACGGTGCCACTGACCccacctccccccagccccacaaCTGGGTCTGGCTGGGCACTGACCAGGAGGAACTGAGCCGCCAGCTGGACCGGCAGTCCCCTGGCCCGCCCAAGGGGGAGGGGGGCTGCCCTTGTGagagtgggggaggaggggaggcccCTACCCTGGCCCCTGGCCCTCCTGGGGGCACCACCAGTTCCTCGAGCACCCTGGCCCGAAAGGAGGCTGGGGGGCGGCGGAAGCGAGTAGAGTTCGTGACATTTGCGCCAGCCCCTCCAGCCCAGCCACCTGAGGAGCCTGTAGGGGCCCCTGCTGTGCAGTCCATCCTTGTGGCAGGCGAGGAGGACATCCGCTGGGTGTGTGAGGACATGGGGCTGAAGGACCCTGAGGAGCTTCGCAACTACATGGAGAGGATCCGGGGCAGCTCCTGA
- the TMEM132A gene encoding transmembrane protein 132A isoform X5 has protein sequence MPVRPGQLFSATLLLRDNFTASLLTLRIKVKKGLHVTAARPAQPTLWTAKLDRFKGSKHHTTLITCHRAGLTEPDSSSPLELSEFLWVDFVVENSTGGGVAVTRPVTWQLEYPGQAPEAEKDKMVWEILVSERDIRALIPLAKAEELVNTAPLTGVPQHVPVRLVTVDGGGALVEVTEHVGCESANTQVLQVSEACDAVFVAGKESRGARGVRVDFWWRRLRASLRLTVWAPLLPLRIELTDTTLEQVRGWRVPGPAEGPAEPAAEASEEAERRARGCHLQYQRAGVRFLAPFAAHPLDGGRRLTHLLGPDWLLDVSHLVAPQARVLDPRVALLEGGRVLVGREPGVTSIEVRSPLSDSILGEQALAVTDDKVSVLELRVQPVMGISLILSRGTAHPGEVTATCWAQSALPAPKQEVALSLWLSFSDHTVAPAELYDRRDLGLSVSAEEPGAILPAEEQGAQLGVVVSGAGAEGLPLHVALHPPEPCRRGRHRVPLASGTAWLGLPPASTPAPALPSSPAWSPPATEATVGGERQAAGSVGGNIGVRGKFERAEEEARKDEAEAREEEEEEEEEMVPAPQHVTDLELGMYALLGIFCVAIFIFLVNGVIFVLRYQRKEPPDGATDPTSPQPHNWVWLGTDQEELSRQLDRQSPGPPKGEGGCPCESGGGGEAPTLAPGPPGGTTSSSSTLARKEAGGRRKRVEFVTFAPAPPAQPPEEPVGAPAVQSILVAGEEDIRWVCEDMGLKDPEELRNYMERIRGSS, from the exons ATGCCAGTGCGGCCCGGCCAGCTCTTTAGTGCTACCCTCCTGCTTCGGGACAACTTCACAGCCAGCCTCCTGACCCTGCG GATCAAGGTGAAGAAGGGTCTGCATGTTACAGCTGCCCGCCCCGCGCAGCCCACACTCTGGACTGCCAAGCTGGACCGCTTCAAGGGCTCCAAGCACCACACCACCCTCATCACCTGCCACCGTGCTGGGCTCACAGAGCCAGATTCCAG CAGTCCCCTTGAACTGTCTGAGTTCCTATGGGTGGACTTTGTGGTGGAGAATAGCACTGGTGGGGGCGTAGCGGTCACTCGCCCCGTCACGTGGCAGCTGGAGTACCCAGGCCAGGCCCCTGAAGCAGAGAAGGACAAAATGGTGTGGGAAATCCTTGTGTCTGAGCGGGACATCAGAGCCCTTATCCCACTGGCCAAG gCTGAGGAGCTGGTGAATACAGCACCACTGACTGGAGTGCCCCAGCATGTCCCTGTGCGCCTTGTCACTGTGGACGGCGGGGGGGCCTTGGTGGAGGTGACAGAGCATGTCGGCTGCGAGTCTGCCAACACACAGGTCCTGCAG GTGTCTGAGGCCTGTGATGCCGTGTTCGTAGCTGGCAAGGAGAGCCGGGGCGCCCGGGGGGTGCGGGTGGACTTCTGGTGGCGCCGGCTCAGGGCGTCGCTGCGGCTGACCGTGTGGGCCCCGCTGCTACCGCTGCGCATCGAGCTCACCGACACCACCCTCGAGCAGGTCCGCGGCTGGAGGGTACCTGGCCCTGCTGAAGG GCCTGCGGAACCCGCTGCAGAGGCGTCAGAGGAGGCCGAGCGGCGCGCCCGTGGCTGCCACCTGCAGTACCAGCGCGCCGGTGTGCGCTTCCTCGCCCCCTTCGCGGCCCACCCGCTGGACGGCGGCCGCCGCCTCACACACCTACTTGGCCCCGACTGGCTGCTAGACGTGTCCCACCTTGTGGCGCCACAAGCCCGCGTGCTGGACCCGCGTGTAGCCTTGCTGGAGGGCGGCCGTGTCCTGGTGGGCCGGGAGCCCGGTGTCACCTCCATTGAG GTGCGTTCCCCACTGTCTGACTCCATCCTGGGGGAGCAGGCGCTGGCTGTGACGGACGACAAGGTCTCAGTGCTGGAGCTCAGGGTGCAGCCAGTGATGGGCATCTCGCTGATCTTGAGCCGGGGCACTGCCCACCCCGGGGAGGTCACAGCCACGTGCTGGGCACAGTCAGCCCTTCCCGCCCCAAAGCAG GAGGTGGCCCTCTCCCTATGGCTGTCCTTCTCTGATCACACCGTGGCCCCGGCTGAGCTCTACGACCGCCGTGACCTGGGACTGTCCGTCTCAGCCGAGGAGCCTGGTGCCATCCTGCCAGCTGAGGAGCAGGGCGCCCAGCTCGGGGTGGTGGTGAGTGGGGCAGGCGCCGAGGGGCTGCCGCTGCATGTGGCTCTGCACCCGCCCGAGCCCTGCCGCCGGGGCCGCCACCGTGTGCCTCTGGCCTCTGGCACCGCCTGGCTGGGGCTGCCGCCTGCCTCCACTCCAGCCCCTGCTCTCCCATCCAGCCCTGCTTGGAGCCCACCAGCCACAGAAGCCACCGTGGGTGGTGAACGGCAGGCGGCAGGCAGTGTCGGGGGCAACATAGGTGTGAGGGGCAAGTTTGAGCGGGCAGAGGAGGAGGCCAGGAAGGACGAGGCCGAAGctagggaggaagaggaggaagaggaggaggagatggtcCCTGCCCCTCAGCATGTCACCGACCTAGAGCTGGGCATGTACGCCCTGCTGGGAATCTTCTGCGTGGCCATCTTCATCTTCTTGGTCAATGGTGTGATCTTCGTCCTGCGCTATCAGCGCAAAGAACCTCCCGACGGTGCCACTGACCccacctccccccagccccacaaCTGGGTCTGGCTGGGCACTGACCAGGAGGAACTGAGCCGCCAGCTGGACCGGCAGTCCCCTGGCCCGCCCAAGGGGGAGGGGGGCTGCCCTTGTGagagtgggggaggaggggaggcccCTACCCTGGCCCCTGGCCCTCCTGGGGGCACCACCAGTTCCTCGAGCACCCTGGCCCGAAAGGAGGCTGGGGGGCGGCGGAAGCGAGTAGAGTTCGTGACATTTGCGCCAGCCCCTCCAGCCCAGCCACCTGAGGAGCCTGTAGGGGCCCCTGCTGTGCAGTCCATCCTTGTGGCAGGCGAGGAGGACATCCGCTGGGTGTGTGAGGACATGGGGCTGAAGGACCCTGAGGAGCTTCGCAACTACATGGAGAGGATCCGGGGCAGCTCCTGA